Within the Butyrivibrio sp. AE3004 genome, the region ATGCGACAGCTGTTTTTCGTATTATAAAAAAATATAGGAATAAAAAAAGGAAATCGGGAGAGACCGCAGAATATAAATAGAGTGAGGAGTTTTCTATGAAAATACGGGAGAGCCTTGAAAACAGAGAGAGACTTAACTACAGTCCATACGCAACGCTTAGTATGAACTCCAGAGGAAGAGAAAAAGAGGAGGAACCCTGCGACATCAGACCCTGCTTTCAGCGGGATAGGGACAGGATTCTGTATTCGAAGTCTTTTAGAAGACTGAAGGATAAAACTCAGGTTTTTCTTACTCCGGACGGTGATCATTACAGAACGAGAATGACGCATACTCTTGAGGTTGCCCAGAATGCGAGGACCATTGCCAGGGCGCTTAAGCTTAACGAAGATCTGGCGGAAGCAATAGCCTTTGGTCACGATCTTGGGCATACACCCTTTGGACATGCGGGAGAGCGTGCGCTTAACGCTATTTGCCCTTATGGTTTTAGGCATAACGAGCAGAGCCTTAGAACTGTAGAGTTTCTTGAGAAGGATGGAAGAGGACTCAATCTTACATTTGAAGTAAGAGACGGTATCCTTAATCATGAAATAGAGCTTACCCCTATGACCCTTGAGGGGAAAGTAGTAAGACTTTCCGATAAAATCGCCTACATTCATCATGATATGGATGATGCTATCAGAGGCGGAATTCTCAAAGAATCCGATGTTCCAGGCAGCATTACGAAAGTGATCGGACATACTAACGGTGAGTGGCTTGACACCTTTATTC harbors:
- a CDS encoding deoxyguanosinetriphosphate triphosphohydrolase, whose protein sequence is MKIRESLENRERLNYSPYATLSMNSRGREKEEEPCDIRPCFQRDRDRILYSKSFRRLKDKTQVFLTPDGDHYRTRMTHTLEVAQNARTIARALKLNEDLAEAIAFGHDLGHTPFGHAGERALNAICPYGFRHNEQSLRTVEFLEKDGRGLNLTFEVRDGILNHEIELTPMTLEGKVVRLSDKIAYIHHDMDDAIRGGILKESDVPGSITKVIGHTNGEWLDTFIHDIVETSSGHNDIIMSEEVNDALFALRKFMFENVYTNPVAKSQEGKAENLVQILYQYYMDHENLLPEYLKRLMDSQPKERLVCDFISSMTDRFAIARFHEYFVPKSWDVL